The sequence CCTTAGCTAGCTTTTCAGTTTTCATAACGATAAAGGATCTTAAAAGAGCATGAAGACAATAACCAGTAGGTCCAACTTTAGACGAATGATATTTTGGGAAACTAGACAAATCAATGATATCGAAGATTTTTTCATAAAATTTTGTTTTGCTATTAGATGTAAATAAATCAATGTTATTAAAGATTAATTGACGTTCAAACAAGGGCTTCGCCTCCTTAATATAATATTTGGTGGTACTTATATTATTTGACATAAAGAGGCGAAAACCCTTTTTGAAAATAGAAATATTTTTGAGTGATAAGAAAAAATCACTGTATAGAACACAGTGATTTCAAGCGTTTCAAGTTATGACAAACGCTAGATATAATGCTATTGAGGTGATTGTATATGGACTATAGGATATTAGGTGTTTTTATATTATTGACAATACTTGTCAGCATACAATATTCTTTAAATAGAATAATAATTGAATTGAGGGAAATAAAAAAAATATTGCTCCAGAATAAAATAAGAAATTAGTAGGTGAAAAAATGGAGTCTTTTGTAGAAGCTATAGACAATATATATAATTTGTATTCAAAAGAACCTTATGTGAATGTAGAGGAGGAAATACTCTTGTCTGCAGTATTACTCTCTATGGAAAGCAATGGGATAAGAGATGAATACATGAGAAAAGTCAATATAGATAGCCTATTAAAGGCTGGTGAAACAAAGGCTTATGATTATTTTAAAAAAGCTATAATTAATATTTGCTGGAAGGACGAAAAGATATTACTGAAAATCTATGAGTATGCTGTTAGCAAAAGAGGTAAGGACAAAGAAAAATATAGCATTTACTATACACCTTATTGGATAGTTAAATATATGGTGGATAGTTCTATTAAAAAAGCAACCTTGAATTATCATAGACTAAATGACATAAAAATACTTGACCCCTGTTGTGGTTCCGGTGGAATGTTTGTTCAGAGCCAAAAGTTTGTTGAAGAACACCAAGGAAAAATAGGGAACTTATCCATATATGGTCAAGAACTAAATGCAACTACATGGAAATTATGCAAGATGAATCTAGCTATAAGAGGCTTAGAAGGTAATCTAGGAGAGCATCATGATGATACCTTCCACAACGACCTGCATAAAAATTTAAAAGCAGACTACATCTTAGCTAATCCACCTTTTAATATTAGTGACTGGGGAGGAGATAGGTTAAGAGAGGATATAAGATGGGAATATGGAATCCCACCAGTAAGCAATGCCAACTATGCCTGGCTTCAACATATGATTCATCATCTGGCTCCTAATGGCGTTGCAGGCGTAGTTTTGGCTAATGGTGCCTTAAGCTCTAACACATCTAATGAAGGG is a genomic window of Proteiniborus ethanoligenes containing:
- a CDS encoding N-6 DNA methylase, with the protein product MESFVEAIDNIYNLYSKEPYVNVEEEILLSAVLLSMESNGIRDEYMRKVNIDSLLKAGETKAYDYFKKAIINICWKDEKILLKIYEYAVSKRGKDKEKYSIYYTPYWIVKYMVDSSIKKATLNYHRLNDIKILDPCCGSGGMFVQSQKFVEEHQGKIGNLSIYGQELNATTWKLCKMNLAIRGLEGNLGEHHDDTFHNDLHKNLKADYILANPPFNISDWGGDRLREDIRWEYGIPPVSNANYAWLQHMIHHLAPNGVAGVVLANGALSSNTSNEGEIRKSMLEDDIVDAIVALPDKLFYSTGIPVSLWILNRNKKNNPKYKSREHEILFIDARNLGEMIDRRHRELREEDIKKIADTYHQWRNIDGKYEDIMGFCKSASLEEVREHEYVLTPGRYVGIEDVEDDGIPFEEKMEKLTSELSELFAKSRRLEEEIRKKLGGLGYEL